The Bactrocera dorsalis isolate Fly_Bdor chromosome 3, ASM2337382v1, whole genome shotgun sequence genomic interval CAAATGTATGTGAATAATAATCCCAACAAAgggaacttttatttaaattaaaagttgtcaaaaaaagtttataaaaacattatttatcatTCAAATTTGATATTGGAATGATGAAATATGGAATTCacactataataataataatagtaggATATCGTTGATGAATAAAATGTAATCCgactgcaaaatattttacatttcagtccatttaaatgtaaatattggcATTATAAAACGTTCGGTGAATAGCAAATGGTCGGCAATAGAAACCTGGTTCAGCTATGATTGAACTACGAGGAAGTTTATAGTCATAATCATGATGAAGCGTATCAATGCTAGACGCGTTTCAATAGATCTAAATCTTTCAAAAACGACGTTGACTTGTCGCAAAAGAGATACGTTACAACGCAGCTGATAACCCTGCATATTCATCAAAAGCTTCATTATTGGTCCCGATACttgaatatatgaaatatatgacgtaactgtccaacaatctagcAAATATCACTCgaaaaacgagccgaaatcgaaaaaactaaaattcgctGATtcttatttggcatttattttttgaagatttgccGGGCAAAGGTCTCAGATGGTTTATACGTTGAGTCCAAGCTTTCGAGCTCAAGCATTTCGGATGGTAACTGGTTCCAAGGCCAGCTTTGAAGCGGGagtccgcatagacttcagactttCCATATccacacaggaaaaagtctaacccTGTGATaccacacgatcttggtggtcaatcggcCGGCTCAAAACCGAAATTACCTTTATGACATTATGGACGTgttctattcggtcgaatattatccaataatgaatgttgacCCTGTCTCCCATACGTTGAGCGAAGCGGccgaaacatatttttttacagaacACGAATTTTCGTTGTTCAGGCTGAAATTTGAAAACCTCTTTGACTTTTTTCGGCCTTTTGACTGAATGACACTGCCAGAGAAAATGCTTTCTCAGCTTAGCTGTTTGAATGGATTTCGAAAACTTTTAGACGTAATATACCGCGCTCCAAATATACTCTATATCTATACTAAAGAGATATTCTGATTTCTTCTTTGGTAAATTGAAAGAatcagaatttaaaattgttatgtAAGAAAAGTAGGCATGGTTATTTTCCGATTGTTTAGCTTTAATGTGATTCTTTATGTTTCAGTTAGTCGCAACGCAACACTTCTACAGTCACTTCATggaattttatttgcttacccACTTTGGGAAGCACGATTGTAATGCCACATTGCACTCCGAGGCATTGGCACAAGTGTTGCGAGAGCGTCAACATTACGATGTGGTCATCATTGAGCAATTCAATAGCGATTGCATGGCAGCGGTGGCGCATCAACTTAATGCGCCATTTATAGGGATGTCCAGGTGAGCAaagtttctttttatattttaattaaaatatcgccaattgaatttataataattgatTTGAAAATCCTAAATATTTAGTTCTGCTATGCTGCCTTGGCATTACGAACCCATGGGCGTACCCATGGTAACAGCAGTTATGCCAACAATGTTTGTGGGAAAATCCGAGGACATGACGTTTGGCGGTCGTCTCACCAACTGGTTCCTCCATCACGCCATGACATTCCTTTACGAGTGAGTAACAACTATTCACGAGGTTAAAATAGtacttttataataataaacaattgatTACCAGTAATTTCAACACGCCCGCTATCGATGCCATTGTACGTGAAAAATTCGGACAAAATACCCCCTCAGTTGCCGAATTGGTGAAGAAAACATCAATGTTATTTGTCAATCAGCATTTCTCATTGAGCGGTGTCAAACCGCTGCCACCGTCCGTTCTCGATCTCGGCGGCATGCACATACAGAAGGCCAAGCCACTGGATCCCGAACTGCAAAAGTTCATCGATGGTGCCGAACATGGTGTGGTCTACATTAGTTGGGGTTCTGTGCTACGCGCCGCCACTATGCCGGCCTCTAAACGTGAGGCTATTGTACGCGCTGTGAAGCAACTCAAACAACGGGTAATTTGGAAATGGGAAAACACCACCCTGGAGGACAAGCCGGATAATCTGTATATTAGCAAGTGGTTGCCACAACGTGATATACTCTGTCATCCGAATGTGAAGGTGTTCTTATCGCATGGCGGTCTAATGGGTACTTCGGAGGCGGCTTACTGTGGTGTACCAGTGGTGGTCACCCCCATGTTTGCTGATCAGTTTTCGAATTCGGCGGCGTTACAGTACCGCGGTATGGGTGTGGAGATGAAATATCACGATATCACTGAGAGTACAGTTCTGAGCTCGATAAGAGAGGTGTTAAAGAAAGAGTAAGTGAAATGAGTGCTAGAGAGAGAGGGtgttgttttctatatttttctttttgcagaTATTGGGATAACGCCAAAGCGGTTTCATCTTCATACAAAAATCGTCCGCAGAACCCACTCGAGACTGCCATTTGGTGGGTGGAATATGTCGCCAAAACCAAGGGTGCGCCACTCATTAAGGCTCATGCCGTGCATGTATCACGCTTCGTTTACCACTCATGGGGTATTTATC includes:
- the LOC125777876 gene encoding UDP-glucosyltransferase 2-like gives rise to the protein MAEPTPGHLLLLLGLFCTLVPASYSLKILGLFPHAGISHFHFFHPLMRGLAEKGHDVTVLSHFPDKSPPPGYKDLPLKGELLQSLNMELVATQHFYSHFMEFYLLTHFGKHDCNATLHSEALAQVLRERQHYDVVIIEQFNSDCMAAVAHQLNAPFIGMSSSAMLPWHYEPMGVPMVTAVMPTMFVGKSEDMTFGGRLTNWFLHHAMTFLYDNFNTPAIDAIVREKFGQNTPSVAELVKKTSMLFVNQHFSLSGVKPLPPSVLDLGGMHIQKAKPLDPELQKFIDGAEHGVVYISWGSVLRAATMPASKREAIVRAVKQLKQRVIWKWENTTLEDKPDNLYISKWLPQRDILCHPNVKVFLSHGGLMGTSEAAYCGVPVVVTPMFADQFSNSAALQYRGMGVEMKYHDITESTVLSSIREVLKKEYWDNAKAVSSSYKNRPQNPLETAIWWVEYVAKTKGAPLIKAHAVHVSRFVYHSWGIYLFLVAIILISVVSWTFICTKLWSRRPKAVKQKSN